The nucleotide window aaaggtattttttttgtctgtctgtAGCTAACCTGTTCCTGTTTAATCTTGTCTTGACTCACataaaaaggcaaaggaaatttTCAATCTTTTTCCCAAACTACCATGCAGGGGGAAATGGTGGGAATAAcgcattaaaaatataaaatacagttgCAAACctagaaaacaggaaaaatgccTCAAAAGAAAGTGCATTTTCCCAAATTACCTTAATTTTGAAGACGATACTTCAtggaggaaaaaaccaaacaaaaacaaagcaaatgtatttttttcatctcaagATCTTAAGTGATAATTAGGAAGCAAACTGTTCCTGGATGGTGGTGCCAACAGTTGTTATTGGGGTAGCATCTAGTGTGGGGTTTTAGTTAAAGGCTCTGCCTTTCCACTATTGACTATAATCACATTTAACACATGTTGCCCTACTGAGCCTGCTCAGACACATATTTTGAGGATCTCCAGGAACTGCCCTTTAAAATCCAACATAGAGAAGCTCAGGAACCAGTTGGTGTTCCAAAATGAAAGTCATGGGAGGTGTGTATGGAAGCCATTTCTGGATGCGTAAGTGTGGCCTCTTAGGTGAGCCTGTGAGGGCCTGAACAgctctttgttttccctgccctggcacagacaTGGCTGATTTCCGAGAGGTGTTTGCCAAAGCCAAGCACATCGCCATCATCACCGGAGCTGGGGTCAGTGCCGAGAGTGGCGTCCCCACCTTCAGAGGGGCTGGAGGCTTCTGGAGAAAGTGGCAAGCCCAGGTAGGTACTGGTGGCCCATGCCTACACAGCCACCTCTGTGCTCATCACACAGGTGAGCATGGAGGGTCAGGAACAGTTGGAGAAGAGGGTGGAAGTTCTCCCATGGcagtgcagcagggacagagctctccCTACAGTGGCCTCTGCAGCTCTTCTCCGTGCCCTCAGGGATCTGCTTCTATCCTTCAGTTTATCAGTTGCTTGGGAAAAACAACGTTCTTGCAGGTAGCTCTGGGTCTTTCTACCacctttgttttcctgcagttcAGCTGTTTGCTTATCTTTTGACAGCCTGACTGTTGTACCACTGTGTGGGGCCTTTCCTGTTTTGAACTCTTTAACgtttaaaacaaaccaaaataccaAAGGAAGAAGTGACTATAGAGactggttgttttcttttaatcttgGTGTCTCATAACAccctttaaaaatgctttaagacttattttattttggggcaggttttttaattttcccacaGGCTGTCTCTGTTGCTGGAATGATCTTGCCAGTGTTGAGAGCCACaggggtgggagaggaggtgggaGCAGACACTGGAAGTACAGCTGAAGGCACCAGCAGTGTGAGCTCTATGGGGGCCTCATGAGTCTcatcctgctggtgctgcaggtgtttcagcagctgttttgcTGTCAGTACCTGCTACCCCAAATGCTGCAATCACACCTgctttctttgtggtttttatttacAGCATTCCTGAAAGATCTGATGTAGCTAAAAAAATGTCAGAGACATAAATTTTTGAAACTGATTTGAATCTAAAGATGATGTTTTTGCTTTCAGTGACCatcaattaaaataaagcatgtgtgtgtataaatgTTTGGTCCTGCTGCATTAGAAACTTCCATTCAGTTTCTGTGTCAGAAGAATTGAGCACTGAGGTGCTGGACTGAGCTGCGTTTTTGAGAAAGAGAAGGCAAAATTAAAGTTAGTGTGAAAAGCAGCTTCAATTTTACCTGCATGCAAAATACAAGACGTTAGACTTTGGGTTTGACGACGGGTATAATTTGGCTTGTGTTATACTtaaattaaagcagaaaataaattcctggCAAAGCAAATATATTCACATGATGCTGAGTTTTATGGCTGCCATCAAAAAGAGAGTTGTGGGTGTGCATTGGAGTGTCTGATTTGCTTTGTGCTAAGATACTAATAGTTTGGTAGGGCAGCACAACGTACGGTTGGAGTGTAGTGTGAGCCCATCTACCACACTATTTCTGTAAGTTATTTGCTCTTTTGATCTGACACTTTGATGTGTCACCCTTGCAAGGGCTGTGGAACAGTATTCTTATCAACTGCATGTGGTTATAGGTAATCTGCTTTTGATGACCTTGTGATGCAGGCAGCAGTATAAATGGCAGAGATCCCACAGGCTTCATctggggaagggattctttcgTTGTAGGACAACTGTTATGTCTTTTGCAGGAGCTGGCTACTCCAGGGGCTTTTGCACGAAACCCTTCCCGTGTGTGGGAATTCTACCACTACCGGCGAGAAGTGATGCTGAGCAAACATCCCAATCCAGCCCACATTGCCATTGCAGAGTGCGAGAAGCGTCTCAGCAAGCAAGGAAGGAGCGTTGTGGTCATCACTCAGAACATTGATGAGCTGCACAGGAAGGCAGGCACCAAGCACCTCTTAGAAATCCACGGTAAGAGTTGGCTCACATGTCTTCCACAGGCCAGGAAACCTGAGGTGGGGagtgggaaaaagggaaagctggataaatacagagagaaaagaattttGTCTTATAATTACAATAACTTGCATAAAGTTATTTGCAATAACACCCTGTTCTCTTTTGGAAGTTGTTTCAGGTACTTCATGGCTTCTCTTTATTCCTCACTTTAGGATCACAGAATCtcatctttctgtttttaatggATTCTGACAGTACACAGGAACTGGTTCTCCCTTTTCGCTTGCACAGTTTTCCACAGATCCACTTGAATTCATGTGGCGGTCACACCTGGCTGATTTCACttagaaaaggggaaaagaatcCCCAGAGATTCCACTGTGGGTAGTGGTGGTGTCAGACTGCCACCAATAAATGTGTATTGGAAGCCTGGCCTCACCAGCCCTGGTGCTTTCCCTCTGTCCTGTTCTGACCGGTCCTCACTTGTGCAGTCCTTGGCTACAGGACAAAAGGGACCGGAAACAATTAAGATTCCCTTACCTTTCTTTCTTGCAGCCAGTGGccctccccttctcttccctgtaGTCAGCAGCATTCCTTACTCCCACAAAGTGCCAGAAGAGCACATGACAGGTGTAGCACCTGGGCGTCAGCAGGGGTTTGGGATCTGAGGAAATGTACAGGTATGGAGAGAAAGAGGGGGTGGAAGCCcttctccatccttggaggtgaCTCCGCTCATTTTTCCACTCCTCATGCCTTGCCAAAGAGTGGAAATCTCCCAGGACAAAGACCCATCCTGGTCCTCCAGCACTGTGATACTTTTTAACTCCAGTATCACTAAAGGCATAAATGGGATTTCCCACCACCACTTTTGTGCTTTGGACACAGGAAAGCTAAAACCTGCACAAGCTGTTTTGCAGTTATGGATCCAATGATGAAGCCTTGGCAAGAGTTTAATTTTGGTTATTTGTATTCTTTTCAAAATGGACACAGTTTTTAGCTCTTGGCTATATTGCATATCTCAACAGCATGTTAGTAATGCTATAGAAGTTTTGGGAGTGGAGTTTTGCATCAAACAAAATGGTGTTGACCAGCATATTTTgttaagaaaatgtttctgatgTAAGAGGAAAAGCAATAAACAGAAATTATCTCCCTCagtgatattttaaattattattgttatgAGACTGTGTATTACTCATGTCCCGAGGCAGAACAAGGTGACATAGTGGAACTTTGCTGTTGTGTTCCTGTTGTAAGTTACCCACAAGGTGCAGCCTTCAAGGTCTGTAAATAAAAGCTGCCCAGGATAAACACAACCACTTGCCTGCACAGCCACGCCTCAGAGCTTCATCCCTGATGTTTCCTCTTCGTGTGTTCCAGGTAGTTTATTTAAAACTCGGTGCACCAGCTGTGGAAACGTAGCTGCGAATTACAAGAGCCCGATCTGCCCCGCATTGTCTGGGAAGGGGTAATCCATTCTTTCTTTCGTcattaaaaaaggaagtgaGCAGGGGGATGGGCCAGGCATGGACTCAAAGATTttttaggactttttttttcctttacatttcACCAGAATTTTAGatagttataataaataattattgtGCCTTTGACAGTCTTGGCCAGCTTATTACAGTTGCTCAGCTCCAGGATAATTCTGGACAAATTCCTGCTTGCCTTGTGTATGGTATTTTAGGATTGTAGTAGGTGTTAAAGTTGGCTGAAGTTGCAGATTCTTTGATTGGAGGGTATGCTTTAGAGAATATGAAGGTTTTTAGAGAATAATATGTTTTTTATTAATACATAAAATACCTTTTGTACAGCTGGACATGTATTTCCATTTTGTAACTTCAGGGCTCCAGATCCTGACACAGAAGATGCTGCAATTCCAGTTGAAGACCTTCCTCAGTACGTATGGACCACTTTGTTGGGCTGTTACCTCTTCATGCTTTGTGCATCTCAAAGCTTCATGTTACTGGTCATGTTGTTTTGGAAGGACATTGCACAGAGACAAAGAACTCTGGAGCTCTGCCCCAGGAAACTGAGTCTAAAGTTGCTGGGGCATCAGACAAGGAGTATGTAGAAGTTACCATGGTGCTAAAAGCATCGCACTTTTGTGAACTTGAGCACCAAGATGAAACATGCCCAGATTCCTGGGGTTTGTATGTGAAGTAGTAGGAGAATTGCAGCAAGAGAGTGAGTGCTACAGCAGTAAATGTTCTGTTACTTTGCAGGTGCCACCCACTGTTAGTCTGGGAGACAGTGCTGGGGTCCCCTCACAGGCACAGAATGTGCCGCAATGCTTTTTTATGCTGCCTGAAGCTTTGCCTTAGTTAGTTGCAGGTGGAAAAAGCCACATTTTTCATCCAATTCCTAAGGAAAAAGAGGCTAACACGATGCTTCTGTCTTTTGGttcattttctccttaaaaCCCTGTCAGCCACTTCGTTAAAGGAGGCCAAGTTTTAACTTTCATGCATTTCAGGAGCTGAGTAAGGGGAAGAAACAATTAAGTATCTGTGCTGAACAACTGTTTAGCACCCCCTTCCTTGGGATCATGCAGCACGTGTACTTCCAGCACATGTGTGTAGCATGGCATGAGCTGCCTTCTGTCCAGCACATGGTAGAGGAGGGTGTAGGGAGGGCTGTGAAGCAGGAGAGAGGATGATGGCAGGTAGGACCTGCCCAGGCGGGAATGAGAACTGCTTTGCCGTTCTGGAGCCTGAAGCACCCCCTTCAGCAGCGTGACGCTGTCCTGTTGTGGTGTTTGAGCAGGTGTGAGGAGGACGGCTGCAATGGGCTCCTGCGGCCCCACGTTGTGTGGTTTGGTGAAGCCCTGGATCCCGGCGTGCTC belongs to Vidua macroura isolate BioBank_ID:100142 chromosome 1, ASM2450914v1, whole genome shotgun sequence and includes:
- the SIRT5 gene encoding NAD-dependent protein deacylase sirtuin-5, mitochondrial, which gives rise to MCLFQSTARRLVSQVHCGLKASSSKKQKFCLEMARPSSNMADFREVFAKAKHIAIITGAGVSAESGVPTFRGAGGFWRKWQAQELATPGAFARNPSRVWEFYHYRREVMLSKHPNPAHIAIAECEKRLSKQGRSVVVITQNIDELHRKAGTKHLLEIHGSLFKTRCTSCGNVAANYKSPICPALSGKGAPDPDTEDAAIPVEDLPQCEEDGCNGLLRPHVVWFGEALDPGVLTAVEKELDICDLCLVVGTSSVVYPAAMFAPQVSARGVPVAEFNMEPTPATNKFRFHFPGPCGTTLPPALARHETEIIS